Proteins encoded within one genomic window of Thermococcus celer Vu 13 = JCM 8558:
- a CDS encoding NuoB/complex I 20 kDa subunit family protein, whose protein sequence is MENRKNDGFISYELQEFKVFEPLFRWARKKSLWIVAFCTGCGGIEMPPLATARYDFERFGIMPNPAPRMADLFLITGYVTPKTLKRIIITYEMMQDPKYVLAHGSCPINGGVYWDSYNVVKQLDKYIPVDVVIAGCMPRPEAVMDGITEIMRKIEDGTADGWKRYRENYEWYRKNQDELFGEGWREREARRWLAWI, encoded by the coding sequence ATGGAGAATAGGAAGAATGACGGGTTCATCAGCTACGAACTCCAGGAGTTCAAGGTCTTCGAGCCCCTGTTCAGGTGGGCGAGGAAGAAGAGCCTCTGGATAGTGGCATTCTGTACGGGCTGCGGCGGTATCGAGATGCCGCCCTTAGCTACCGCCCGCTACGACTTCGAGCGCTTCGGAATAATGCCCAATCCGGCTCCGAGGATGGCTGACCTGTTCCTCATCACGGGCTACGTGACGCCGAAGACCCTCAAGAGAATCATCATCACCTACGAGATGATGCAGGACCCCAAGTACGTCCTGGCCCACGGCTCGTGCCCGATAAACGGCGGCGTCTACTGGGACTCCTACAACGTTGTGAAGCAACTTGACAAGTACATTCCCGTTGATGTCGTGATAGCGGGTTGCATGCCCAGACCGGAAGCGGTAATGGACGGAATAACCGAGATAATGCGCAAGATAGAGGACGGAACCGCTGACGGGTGGAAGAGGTACAGGGAGAACTACGAGTGGTATAGGAAGAACCAGGACGAGCTCTTTGGAGAAGGCTGGCGTGAGAGGGAAGCCAGGAGGTGGCTGGCATGGATATGA
- a CDS encoding NADH-quinone oxidoreductase subunit C, producing MDMNEKPKVEEKVEEVPKLPDTKEGKLVAEILEKAPYVEGSVKRERRVEFKVPADRIKEFLEVASGKFEMLMQISVVDWLKEGEFELVYQLWSVSESVHAFVRTRIPRENARMPTAMGIWPVAETYEREAHEFFGIIFEGNPRLGPFILEPREYEKHPLRKDFNMLGYVKAIYGEDFDRYDESKTNYVI from the coding sequence ATGGATATGAACGAGAAGCCGAAGGTCGAGGAGAAGGTTGAGGAGGTCCCGAAGCTTCCCGACACGAAGGAAGGTAAACTGGTCGCCGAGATACTCGAGAAGGCTCCCTACGTGGAAGGAAGTGTTAAACGCGAGAGGCGCGTTGAGTTCAAGGTCCCCGCGGACAGGATAAAGGAGTTCCTCGAGGTCGCAAGCGGGAAGTTCGAGATGCTCATGCAGATAAGCGTCGTCGACTGGCTCAAGGAGGGGGAGTTCGAGCTCGTATACCAGCTGTGGAGCGTAAGCGAAAGCGTCCACGCCTTCGTGAGGACGAGGATACCGAGGGAGAACGCCAGGATGCCCACGGCCATGGGCATCTGGCCGGTGGCGGAGACCTACGAGAGGGAGGCGCATGAGTTCTTCGGGATAATCTTCGAGGGCAACCCGAGGCTCGGTCCCTTCATCCTTGAACCGAGGGAGTACGAGAAGCACCCGCTCAGGAAGGACTTCAACATGCTGGGCTACGTCAAGGCTATTTACGGCGAGGATTTCGACAGGTACGATGAGAGCAAGACCAACTACGTGATATGA
- a CDS encoding respiratory chain complex I subunit 1 family protein: MVNWMLSLEVIGILIYATIVGFIFMGIERKAMARIQRRVGPPIYQPIIDTLKLLGKKESVSHGIIYDFGPVFALGATILALLFLPIANFRLFSTNADLIVVAYLLEVPMLGIMLGAMSSGNPYSALGVQRGLLTMVAMQLPYGLALIALVQHWGTFKLNELVALQQAHGWSILVPALFLAMIVFDIVFQAMLGLEPFDIITAPAEISMGPMVEYGGKHAALLFTQHAVQLFAETAFFTILFLGGASNLLELFIKQLAVLFIAIFVASIYPRFTIDQAAKFFWKWPTILGIIAVLLTM; this comes from the coding sequence ATGGTCAACTGGATGCTCAGCCTTGAGGTCATTGGGATACTGATCTACGCCACCATCGTGGGATTCATATTCATGGGTATCGAGAGGAAAGCGATGGCGAGGATACAGCGCCGCGTCGGACCGCCCATTTACCAGCCGATAATAGACACCCTCAAACTGCTCGGAAAGAAGGAGAGCGTGAGCCACGGCATCATCTACGACTTTGGACCGGTGTTCGCCCTCGGGGCCACCATCCTCGCGCTCCTCTTCCTCCCCATCGCGAACTTCAGGCTCTTCAGCACCAACGCCGATTTGATAGTCGTGGCCTACCTCCTCGAGGTGCCGATGCTCGGAATAATGCTGGGTGCCATGAGCTCAGGCAACCCCTACTCCGCCCTCGGTGTTCAGCGTGGCCTGCTCACCATGGTGGCTATGCAGCTGCCCTACGGTCTGGCTTTAATAGCCCTCGTCCAGCACTGGGGAACCTTCAAGCTTAACGAGCTGGTGGCGCTCCAGCAGGCCCACGGGTGGAGCATCCTGGTTCCGGCACTGTTCCTTGCCATGATAGTCTTCGACATAGTCTTCCAGGCGATGCTGGGCCTCGAGCCCTTCGACATCATAACAGCCCCGGCGGAAATCTCCATGGGTCCGATGGTCGAGTACGGCGGCAAGCATGCGGCCCTGCTCTTCACCCAGCACGCGGTTCAGCTCTTCGCGGAGACGGCGTTCTTTACAATACTCTTCCTCGGCGGTGCAAGCAACCTCCTCGAGCTCTTCATCAAACAGCTGGCGGTGCTCTTCATAGCGATATTCGTGGCCAGCATCTACCCGAGGTTCACCATCGACCAGGCCGCGAAGTTCTTCTGGAAGTGGCCGACGATACTCGGAATAATAGCCGTCCTGTTGACGATGTGA
- a CDS encoding proton-conducting transporter transmembrane domain-containing protein codes for MSNELLIILLSPLIAGVLAWVLDIKGVRELIGLVGAAVPVAYLAKLYSTVTNEAITYSIKVSGFNLGFQLNTITWYFAAIASLVGLAMALGMVSTSKSSYDWLFALMSYTGVLGVFLSQDFVGFFLFWEIMTFASFMMVLKRNRHESLKYFVLSVIGAYSMLIAIGILYAKTGALDFATIGKVLYMDASLGTIGTGETALIFGLLLAAFGVKAGMFPLYVWAPGAYSENDQSYTAFFSGVLSKAGVYGFLLLYMLMFYKLYAALGTFHGHMTFAYIIAWLGAITVVVASFLAVLQEDIRKLFAYSSIGQVGYILLAFGIGSGLGFAGGLFHVLSHAVFKGLFWLVTAAIILRTGKTQFKDMGGLAEKMPYTFAMGMIAVLSLAGIPPMAGFASKWLIYEAAISAHMPLVAGSIFLGSALAFAYVVRFLYAVWFGQRPSDLEDVKEAPLPLLIAMTVLAIPNVLFGVAPGIVTGYINKMLGGEVVTGNYYKLVTPTGTYNALLIAIVLVIGLAIAGLVYLYGAKVRKIKVTNTYQSGNPVTEEFNLSIRKNFYRPLAEALGFWLRYSWDRFYERLAGVVEDFADTLRESSYNGNVQSYSWYLAIILLILALWGVL; via the coding sequence AAGGGAGTTAGAGAACTCATCGGCCTCGTGGGTGCCGCCGTGCCGGTGGCCTACCTCGCCAAGCTTTACTCAACTGTTACAAATGAGGCCATCACCTATTCGATCAAGGTGAGCGGTTTCAACCTTGGATTCCAGCTCAACACCATAACCTGGTACTTCGCGGCCATAGCCTCACTCGTGGGGCTCGCGATGGCCCTCGGCATGGTCTCCACCTCAAAGAGCTCCTACGACTGGCTCTTCGCGCTCATGAGCTACACGGGAGTCCTCGGGGTCTTCCTGAGCCAGGACTTCGTGGGCTTCTTCCTGTTCTGGGAGATAATGACCTTCGCCAGCTTCATGATGGTCCTCAAGAGGAACAGGCACGAGTCACTAAAGTACTTCGTGCTGAGCGTCATTGGAGCCTACTCGATGCTGATAGCGATAGGCATCCTGTACGCCAAGACCGGAGCCCTCGACTTCGCCACGATAGGCAAAGTTCTCTACATGGACGCGAGCCTCGGAACGATAGGCACCGGTGAAACGGCCCTCATCTTCGGGCTGTTGCTTGCGGCCTTCGGTGTCAAGGCGGGTATGTTCCCGCTCTATGTCTGGGCACCGGGAGCGTACAGCGAGAACGACCAGAGCTACACCGCCTTCTTCAGCGGCGTCCTCAGCAAAGCCGGGGTCTACGGTTTCCTCCTGCTCTACATGCTTATGTTCTACAAACTCTACGCGGCCCTGGGGACGTTCCACGGACACATGACGTTCGCGTACATAATAGCCTGGCTGGGCGCCATAACCGTCGTGGTGGCGAGCTTCCTCGCGGTTCTCCAGGAGGATATCAGGAAGCTCTTCGCCTACTCGTCCATCGGGCAGGTCGGTTACATACTGCTCGCCTTCGGAATCGGAAGTGGCCTCGGCTTCGCTGGAGGTCTCTTCCACGTGCTCAGCCACGCGGTCTTCAAGGGCCTCTTCTGGCTGGTGACCGCGGCCATAATCCTCAGGACTGGAAAGACCCAGTTCAAGGACATGGGCGGCCTCGCCGAGAAGATGCCCTACACGTTCGCGATGGGCATGATAGCGGTCCTGAGCCTCGCGGGCATCCCCCCGATGGCGGGCTTCGCGAGCAAGTGGCTCATCTACGAGGCGGCCATAAGCGCCCACATGCCGCTCGTCGCTGGTTCAATATTCCTCGGAAGCGCCCTGGCCTTCGCCTACGTCGTCAGGTTCCTCTACGCCGTCTGGTTCGGCCAGAGGCCAAGCGACCTTGAGGACGTTAAGGAAGCTCCACTCCCGCTCCTGATAGCCATGACGGTACTCGCCATCCCGAACGTGCTCTTCGGTGTTGCACCGGGAATTGTCACGGGGTACATCAACAAGATGCTCGGAGGAGAAGTCGTTACCGGCAACTACTACAAGCTGGTCACGCCCACGGGAACCTACAACGCCCTGCTCATAGCGATAGTCCTTGTAATCGGTTTAGCCATAGCCGGGCTTGTATACCTCTACGGGGCAAAGGTGAGGAAGATAAAGGTGACGAACACCTATCAGTCGGGTAACCCGGTCACCGAGGAGTTCAACCTCAGCATCAGGAAGAACTTCTACAGGCCGCTGGCAGAGGCCCTCGGTTTCTGGCTCAGGTACAGCTGGGACAGGTTCTACGAGCGCCTTGCCGGTGTGGTGGAGGATTTCGCGGATACGCTGAGGGAGAGTTCCTACAACGGCAACGTCCAGAGCTACTCGTGGTACCTCGCGATAATACTGCTGATACTCGCGCTGTGGGGGGTGTTGTGA